One Loxodonta africana isolate mLoxAfr1 chromosome 8, mLoxAfr1.hap2, whole genome shotgun sequence DNA window includes the following coding sequences:
- the SEC61G gene encoding protein transport protein Sec61 subunit gamma, with protein MDQVMQFVEPSRQFVKDSIRLVKRCTKPDRKEFQKIAMATAIGFAIMGFIGFFVKLIHIPINNIIVGG; from the exons ATGGATCAGGTGATGCAGTTTGTTGAACCAAGTCGGCAGTTTGTGAAGGACTCAATTCGGCTGGTTAAGAGATGCACCAAACCTGATAGAAAAG AATTTCAGAAGATTGCCATGGCAACAGCAATAGGATTTGCTATAATGGGATTCATTGGCTTCTTTGTGAAATTGATCCATATCCCTATTAATAACATCATTGT TGGTGGCTGA